In Zingiber officinale cultivar Zhangliang chromosome 8B, Zo_v1.1, whole genome shotgun sequence, a single genomic region encodes these proteins:
- the LOC122016631 gene encoding uncharacterized protein LOC122016631, which produces MARNSHTKNITKKMEVEAHTLNTCQLSSVYINHVAKQLGSSRPEDLMESKSRGKASFSEISQDHSKNRRYFSGSQQESHPTSVNSPIPKKQVRRRLHASKPYQERLLNMAEARREIVTALKLHRATMKHATEVQKFQQQQQNPTPSPTLELSPAVLEEIQKELNENRINFKTHLFNYTFPTYLQNTELLPCKFHAFPWIYPPITTIPVHDKLNNPFFNHPLGLDLNLQCFNNKSNPFSDNLCWESTIQPSSQPTSSSSNSPNSSIPNFQTSCLSKSSCQASCDALDRASGAFHPRMDPDEIAEIHLIGEQHDMEWNDKMNMMTSAWWSKLLRNMDGSFCESAGGEEMDSHDEVFNMLSCLSNGDARKSCLSEQHMWNYYNEDNYLPDATFPW; this is translated from the coding sequence ATGGCAAGGAACTCCCATACAAAGAATATCACCAAGAAGATGGAGGTGGAGGCGCACACGTTAAATACATGTCAACTCTCAAGTGTCTACATCAATCATGTTGCCAAGCAGCTGGGCTCTTCAAGACCTGAAGATCTCATGGAATCAAAATCTAGAGGCAAGGCAAGTTTTAGTGAAATTTCCCAAGATCACTCCAAGAATAGGAGATACTTCAGTGGATCTCAACAAGAATCACACCCAACATCAGTAAATTCTCCAATACCAAAGAAGCAAGTGCGAAGGCGACTCCATGCAAGTAAGCCTTATCAAGAAAGATTACTTAACATGGCAGAGGCTAGGCGAGAGATTGTAACCGCCCTTAAACTTCATAGAGCTACCATGAAGCATGCAACTGAGGTGCAAAAATTCCAGCAGCAACAGCAAAATCCAACACCTTCTCCAACTCTAGAGCTATCTCCAGCAGTGTTAGAAGAGATACAGAAGGAGTTGAATGAGAATAGGATCAACTTTAAAACTCATTTATTCAATTACACCTTTCCTACCTACCTTCAGAATACCGAATTGTTACCCTGTAAATTCCATGCTTTCCCTTGGATTTATCCACCTATTACCACAATACCTGTCCACGATAAACTCAACAACCCTTTCTTTAATCATCCATTAGGCTTAGATTTAAACCTTCAATGTTTCAACAATAAAAGCAATCCCTTCAGCGACAATCTTTGCTGGGAATCCACAATCCAGCCATCATCACAGCCAACTTCATCTTCATCAAACTCTCCTAATAGTAGCATACCAAATTTCCAGACCTCCTGCCTCTCAAAGAGTTCCTGCCAGGCCTCTTGTGATGCACTTGACCGTGCATCAGGGGCATTCCATCCAAGGATGGATCCTGATGAAATTGCAGAGATCCATTTGATCGGGGAGCAGCATGACATGGAGTGGAATGACAAGATGAACATGATGACATCAGCATGGTGGAGTAAACTCCTAAGAAACATGGATGGCAGCTTTTGTGAGAGTGCAGGAGGAGAGGAAATGGATTCACATGACGAGGTTTTCAACATGCTATCTTGTTTGAGTAATGGAGATGCTAGGAAGTCTTGCCTCTCTGAGCAACATATGTGGAACTACTACAACGAAGATAACTACCTTCCTGATGCCACATTTCCATGGTAA